Proteins encoded by one window of Deinococcus yavapaiensis KR-236:
- the murQ gene encoding N-acetylmuramic acid 6-phosphate etherase, which yields MTLLDTERLSEQYRDLDLRSTNGVVAALLEDQARAVTAVRDASDDLSRAVDLAAEFLARGGRLVYVGAGTSGRLACLDAAELPPTFSWPPSRAVALLAGGREAMWEAREGAEDDEEAGVLDLRQVQLSADDVLIAIAASGTTPYALAGLRYAKAVGALTIAFANNPGTPLLTEADVGVCLHSGPEVISGSTRLKAGTAQKIALNTFSSAVMVRLGKVLGNLMVDVRPTNAKLRERAVRLVVTATNASETEARAALEASGFRVAVSVVSLLRSVDTAEAQRLLDAAGGHVRRALT from the coding sequence CGGCCCTCCTCGAAGACCAAGCCCGCGCTGTGACCGCCGTTCGCGACGCGAGCGACGACCTTTCGCGCGCCGTGGACCTCGCCGCCGAATTCCTCGCGCGCGGCGGCCGCCTCGTGTACGTCGGGGCGGGCACGAGCGGACGGCTCGCGTGCCTCGACGCCGCCGAGTTGCCTCCGACCTTCTCTTGGCCACCGTCGCGCGCCGTCGCCCTTCTGGCGGGCGGGCGCGAGGCGATGTGGGAAGCGCGTGAAGGCGCCGAGGACGACGAGGAAGCGGGCGTCCTCGACCTTCGGCAAGTCCAGCTGAGCGCGGATGACGTTCTCATCGCGATCGCCGCGTCGGGCACGACGCCTTACGCCCTCGCGGGCCTTCGGTACGCGAAGGCCGTCGGCGCCCTCACGATCGCCTTCGCGAACAATCCCGGCACCCCCCTCCTGACGGAAGCGGACGTCGGCGTGTGCCTGCACAGCGGCCCCGAAGTCATCTCGGGTTCCACGCGCCTCAAAGCGGGAACCGCTCAGAAAATCGCCCTCAACACCTTCTCCAGCGCGGTCATGGTGCGGCTCGGAAAGGTGCTCGGCAACCTCATGGTGGACGTGCGTCCCACGAACGCCAAATTGCGCGAGCGCGCCGTGCGTCTCGTCGTGACGGCCACGAACGCGTCCGAGACCGAGGCGCGCGCCGCCCTCGAAGCGTCCGGGTTCCGCGTCGCCGTGTCGGTCGTGAGCCTTCTGCGGAGCGTGGACACCGCCGAAGCGCAACGCCTCCTCGACGCGGCGGGCGGCCACGTGCGCCGCGCCCTGACGTGA